Below is a genomic region from Isosphaeraceae bacterium EP7.
ATCGGCCCGGTCCGGCCCTTTCGCAAGGATGAGTCGGTCGAGGGCCAGCCGCTGAGACTCGGCGGACTGGCCTTCGACCGCGGCCTTGGCACCCAGAGCAGGACCCTTCTCGCTTATCGACTGGGACCGGGCGACCGCCGGTTTCAGGCGACCCTCGGGGTCGACGACCGCGCCGGCCCGCTGGGCAGCGTGGTCTTCCGCATCTTGGTCGACGGCAAGGAGCGATTCTCGTCGCCGCCGATGTCGGCGCGAGATACACCCCTGAACGTCGATGTTGAGTTGGACGGGGCGAAGTTCCTGATCCTGGCCACAGAGTTCGGTGATCGCGGCAATGTCCGCGACCTGGCCGACTGGGTCGAGGCGCGTCTAATTCGCTGAACGAGACCCGGATGATGACCCGGACGGCCGGCTCCCGCGGCGGGGACGGTACGTTCTTCGGAGGATGAGGCGTGGCCGAGAACGAATCGGAAGAACGGCGGATGCTGACAGACTTGGGGCATCTCTCCTCGGCGGTCGGTCATCACGTCATCAACGCCTTCGCCGCGATCGTCGCGAATGCCGAGATCCTCCGCCTCAAGGCGGACAACATCTCGACGCTCGACCTGGTCGGCGTCTCCGAGATGATGGTCCAGACCGCGCTGGAAGCCTCCGGGGTCGCCCGCCGCCTGATCGATTACACCAGGCCCATCACCACCCCCCGGGGCGAGAGCGTCTCGCTCGACCGGCTCGTCGCCGAGGTCTATGACCAGGAGCGGGCCAAGGGGCGTGCCGATACTGAATGGGCCATCGACTTCGCGCCGATCCCTCCGATCGTCGGCAGTCCCGAGCAACTCCGGCAGATGGTCCGGCTGTTCCTGGCCAACTCGTACGAAGCCGCCCTCGAGAAGCCGCTGAAGATCAAGGCCAAGGGCATGGTCGACGGCCGTGGGTGGATCGTCATCGAGTTCACCGACGATGCCACCGGGATGCGTCACGAGGAGTCGGGTCGGGCTGTCGAGCCCTTCTTCACTT
It encodes:
- a CDS encoding HAMP domain-containing sensor histidine kinase, translated to MLTDLGHLSSAVGHHVINAFAAIVANAEILRLKADNISTLDLVGVSEMMVQTALEASGVARRLIDYTRPITTPRGESVSLDRLVAEVYDQERAKGRADTEWAIDFAPIPPIVGSPEQLRQMVRLFLANSYEAALEKPLKIKAKGMVDGRGWIVIEFTDDATGMRHEESGRAVEPFFTSKPAHIGVGLSIANGIWRRHRGTLSVRSIPDEGTCIRLSIEPPRLRTA